Proteins encoded in a region of the Streptomyces sp. NBC_00258 genome:
- the trhA gene encoding PAQR family membrane homeostasis protein TrhA, whose protein sequence is MTASVPDAPSDTPVVDRVAEALSLPHPVKPKLRGWLHAGMFPAVLVSGLVLTALAGSTRARIACAIFALTACLLFGVSAIYHRGTWTPRMDGVLRRLDHANIFLIIAGSYTPLTMLLLPEAKGQWLLWGIWGAAVAGIAFRVFWIGAPRWLYTPCYIAMGWAAVFFLPDFMRAGGIAVLVLVIVGGLLYSAGGVIYALKRPDPSPRWFGFHEVFHSLTLAAFATHYIGISMVAYQHG, encoded by the coding sequence ATGACTGCGTCCGTCCCCGACGCGCCCTCGGACACGCCGGTCGTAGACCGCGTCGCCGAAGCGCTCTCCCTGCCGCATCCGGTGAAGCCGAAGCTTCGCGGCTGGCTGCACGCCGGGATGTTCCCGGCCGTACTCGTCTCCGGCCTCGTCCTGACGGCACTCGCCGGCTCGACCCGCGCCCGTATCGCCTGCGCGATCTTCGCGCTCACGGCCTGCCTGCTGTTCGGCGTCAGCGCGATCTACCACCGGGGCACCTGGACACCACGCATGGACGGCGTGCTCCGCAGACTCGACCACGCGAACATCTTCCTGATCATCGCGGGCTCGTACACACCGCTCACGATGCTGCTGCTGCCCGAGGCCAAGGGACAGTGGCTGCTGTGGGGCATCTGGGGCGCGGCCGTCGCGGGCATCGCCTTCCGCGTGTTCTGGATCGGCGCCCCGCGCTGGCTCTACACCCCGTGCTACATCGCGATGGGCTGGGCGGCCGTCTTCTTCCTGCCCGACTTCATGCGGGCGGGCGGGATCGCCGTACTGGTCCTGGTGATCGTGGGCGGACTCCTCTACAGCGCGGGCGGCGTGATCTACGCACTCAAGCGCCCCGACCCGTCACCGCGCTGGTTCGGCTTCCACGAGGTCTTCCACTCCCTCACACTCGCGGCGTTCGCCACGCACTACATCGGCATCTCGATGGTGGCCTACCAGCACGGATAG
- a CDS encoding DHA2 family efflux MFS transporter permease subunit, with translation MATVTPHPETHLDPRRWWALGALVASMLVLGFDMTILNVALPTMAGELGASTGEQQWMADAYVVVFAALMLPAGLLGDRFGRRRMLMVGLGVFLAGSLVGALAGDVTWVVVARAVMGVGGALVMPLALSVLPSLFPPTERTKAVGVISAASALGMPLGPIIGGWLLDHFWWGSVFLINVPMAAIGIAACLFLLPETRDPASPKVDVVSTALTAAGLGALIYAIIEAPNRGWGDPLVLALIAGSVILLAALVVRERRSVRPMLDMSLLGHRGFLLNAVAATLVMFVLSGLMFVLPPYLQAVLGNDALGTGVRMLPMMGGLMVAARAAQPVVERFGSRGVVSAGLVVLAFAALLGSRTTVESGYGFTALWLSIAGLGFGFAVVPAMDGALATLPADRAGSGSGLLMTLRQVGGAIGIALLGSLLAGAFRDRLDVTGLPERAADTARESVVASHLVGDRVGAADLVTSADAAYVHGMGLVLLVCGIASLVAALLAGAFLPNTGSRDATGSEEGKPAPDMAPAPADGRQ, from the coding sequence ATGGCTACTGTCACTCCGCATCCCGAGACGCACCTCGACCCCCGTCGCTGGTGGGCCCTCGGCGCCCTGGTCGCGAGCATGCTCGTACTCGGCTTCGACATGACGATCCTCAACGTGGCACTGCCGACGATGGCCGGAGAGCTCGGCGCGAGCACCGGTGAGCAGCAGTGGATGGCGGACGCCTACGTCGTCGTCTTCGCGGCGCTGATGCTCCCGGCCGGGCTGCTCGGCGACCGGTTCGGGCGGCGCCGGATGCTGATGGTCGGGCTCGGCGTCTTCCTCGCCGGTTCGCTCGTCGGCGCGCTGGCGGGCGATGTGACCTGGGTCGTCGTCGCCCGTGCCGTGATGGGCGTGGGCGGCGCGCTGGTGATGCCGCTCGCCCTGTCCGTCCTGCCCTCGCTCTTCCCGCCCACCGAGCGCACCAAGGCGGTCGGCGTCATCTCGGCCGCGTCCGCGCTCGGCATGCCGCTCGGCCCGATCATCGGCGGCTGGCTGCTCGACCACTTCTGGTGGGGCTCGGTCTTCCTGATCAACGTCCCGATGGCCGCGATCGGCATCGCCGCCTGTCTCTTCCTGCTGCCGGAGACCCGCGACCCGGCCTCCCCCAAGGTCGACGTCGTCTCCACCGCGCTCACCGCGGCCGGGCTCGGCGCGCTGATCTACGCGATCATCGAGGCGCCGAACCGCGGCTGGGGCGACCCTCTCGTGCTCGCCCTGATCGCCGGGTCCGTCATCCTGCTGGCCGCGCTCGTGGTGCGCGAGCGCCGGTCCGTACGCCCCATGCTCGACATGTCGCTGCTCGGCCACCGCGGCTTCCTGCTCAACGCGGTCGCGGCGACGCTCGTGATGTTCGTCCTGTCCGGCCTGATGTTCGTGCTCCCGCCGTATCTGCAGGCCGTCCTCGGCAACGACGCCCTCGGTACGGGGGTACGGATGCTGCCGATGATGGGCGGGCTGATGGTCGCGGCGAGGGCGGCCCAGCCGGTCGTCGAACGGTTCGGGTCGCGTGGTGTGGTGAGCGCCGGTCTGGTGGTGCTGGCCTTCGCCGCGCTCCTCGGCAGTCGTACGACGGTCGAGTCCGGGTACGGCTTCACCGCGCTGTGGCTGTCGATCGCGGGCCTCGGTTTCGGCTTCGCCGTCGTCCCTGCGATGGACGGGGCGCTCGCCACACTCCCCGCCGACCGGGCCGGCAGCGGCTCGGGGCTGCTCATGACGCTGCGCCAGGTCGGCGGGGCGATCGGGATCGCGCTGCTCGGCAGTCTGCTGGCCGGCGCGTTCCGGGACCGGCTCGACGTGACCGGGCTGCCCGAGCGGGCGGCGGACACGGCCCGGGAGTCCGTGGTCGCGTCCCACCTCGTCGGCGACCGCGTGGGCGCCGCCGACCTGGTGACCTCCGCGGACGCGGCGTACGTGCACGGCATGGGCCTGGTCCTGCTGGTGTGCGGGATCGCCTCGCTCGTGGCGGCGCTGCTCGCGGGCGCGTTCCTGCCGAACACCGGATCGCGGGACGCCACGGGGTCCGAGGAGGGGAAGCCGGCCCCGGACATGGCCCCCGCCCCGGCCGATGGCCGACAATGA
- a CDS encoding TetR/AcrR family transcriptional regulator, whose amino-acid sequence MTAARTSIPADRPQLGLRERKKIKTRTAIRDATYRLIEEQGYDATTIEQIAELAEVSPSTVFRYFPTKEDIVLTDEYDPLLESELRARPADEPPMDSLRYVLKKAVATGMADDPEVTRVRTRLMAEVPAVRSRMMESMSVTSHLLCQVVGERTNRDPDSFEVRVFAMSLVGGLMEVSLYWAEHHHEDDFADLVDRALDVLEHGLAPRTE is encoded by the coding sequence ATGACGGCCGCACGTACCTCCATCCCCGCCGACCGCCCCCAGCTGGGACTTCGTGAGCGGAAGAAGATCAAGACCCGGACGGCGATCCGTGACGCGACCTACCGGCTGATCGAGGAGCAGGGGTACGACGCCACGACGATCGAGCAGATCGCCGAGCTCGCCGAGGTGTCGCCGTCCACGGTCTTCCGTTACTTCCCGACCAAGGAGGACATCGTCCTCACGGACGAGTACGACCCGCTGCTGGAGTCGGAGCTGCGGGCACGGCCGGCGGACGAGCCTCCGATGGACTCCCTGAGGTACGTGCTGAAGAAGGCCGTGGCCACCGGGATGGCCGATGACCCCGAGGTCACCCGGGTGCGGACCAGGCTGATGGCCGAGGTGCCCGCCGTGCGCTCGCGGATGATGGAGAGCATGTCGGTCACGAGCCACCTGCTCTGCCAGGTCGTCGGCGAGCGCACCAACCGGGACCCCGACAGCTTCGAGGTGCGCGTCTTCGCGATGTCCCTCGTCGGCGGCCTGATGGAGGTGTCCCTCTACTGGGCCGAACACCACCACGAGGACGACTTCGCCGATCTCGTCGACCGCGCCCTGGACGTCCTGGAGCACGGGCTCGCGCCGCGGACGGAGTAG